From a single Bacillus pumilus genomic region:
- the pepF gene encoding oligoendopeptidase F — translation MTSQSKNNHLPDRSEVKEENKWRLEDIFESVDAWNKEFEVVKKEIPKLAQFKGKLAHSADVLYEALTFQDQLSEKLGKLYTYAHMKYDEDTTNSSFQALNDKASNLFTQLSSTSAYIVPEILSIQEDKLQQFILEKEELKLYSHALEEINKERPHILSEEQEALLAEASEPLSTSSTTFSMFNNADISFPSVKDENGEEKKITHGNFITFLNSDDREVRKNAFKAVYKTYDQYKNTLASTLSGSIKKDNFYAKVRNYKSARESALSRNSIPEEVYDNLIDTVHQYLPLLHRYIELRKKVLKLDEVHNYDLYTPLVKDAGMKLTYDEAKDYMLKGLAPLGEEYVSVLKEGLNNRWVDVYENKGKRSGAYSSGSYGTNPYILMNWQNNIDNLFTLAHEFGHSVHSYYTRKHQPYPYGNYSIFVAEVASTTNEALLGEYLLHHLEDKKQRLYVLNHLLEGFRGTVFRQTMFAEFEHLIHVKAQEGEALTPEFMTNLYYDLNKKYFGDGMVVDKEIGLEWTRIPHFYYNYYVYQYATGYSAAQALSKQILEEGKPAVERYTDFLKAGSSDYPINVLKKAGVDMASKEPIEAACKLFEEKLKEMEELISRTGE, via the coding sequence ATGACTTCACAAAGCAAAAACAACCATTTACCAGACAGAAGCGAAGTAAAAGAAGAAAACAAATGGCGTCTTGAAGATATTTTTGAAAGCGTCGATGCGTGGAACAAGGAATTCGAAGTGGTCAAAAAAGAAATTCCTAAGCTGGCCCAATTTAAAGGCAAGCTGGCCCATTCTGCTGATGTGCTGTATGAAGCCCTAACCTTTCAGGATCAACTTTCTGAAAAGCTTGGCAAGCTTTATACATATGCGCACATGAAATACGATGAAGATACGACAAACTCATCATTTCAAGCGCTGAATGATAAGGCGTCGAATTTATTTACGCAGCTCTCTAGTACATCTGCTTATATTGTTCCAGAGATTTTATCGATTCAGGAAGATAAATTGCAGCAGTTTATTTTGGAAAAAGAAGAATTAAAACTATATTCCCATGCTCTTGAAGAAATTAATAAAGAGCGTCCACATATTTTAAGTGAGGAGCAAGAAGCTTTATTAGCTGAGGCCTCTGAACCTCTTTCAACTTCTTCTACTACTTTTAGTATGTTTAACAATGCCGATATTTCATTCCCTTCTGTAAAGGATGAAAACGGAGAAGAAAAGAAGATTACACACGGTAACTTCATCACATTTTTAAACAGTGATGATCGTGAAGTGAGAAAGAATGCCTTTAAAGCTGTGTATAAAACGTATGATCAGTATAAAAACACACTTGCTTCAACACTGAGCGGCTCGATTAAAAAAGATAATTTTTATGCAAAAGTACGAAATTATAAATCGGCAAGAGAATCAGCCCTATCACGAAACAGTATTCCAGAAGAAGTATATGACAATCTAATTGATACAGTTCATCAATATTTACCTTTATTACACCGTTATATTGAATTACGCAAAAAGGTATTAAAGCTTGATGAAGTGCACAATTATGACTTGTATACACCACTTGTGAAAGATGCTGGCATGAAGCTAACCTACGATGAAGCAAAGGATTATATGCTAAAAGGATTAGCGCCATTAGGAGAAGAATATGTCTCCGTTTTAAAAGAGGGGCTTAACAATCGCTGGGTAGATGTTTATGAGAACAAAGGAAAACGAAGCGGTGCGTATTCATCTGGAAGCTATGGCACAAATCCATATATCCTTATGAACTGGCAAAATAATATTGATAATTTATTTACACTGGCTCATGAATTTGGTCACTCTGTCCACAGTTACTATACAAGAAAACACCAGCCATATCCGTATGGCAACTACAGTATCTTTGTAGCTGAAGTGGCTTCCACTACAAATGAAGCGTTACTTGGCGAATACTTGCTTCATCATTTAGAGGATAAAAAACAGCGTTTGTATGTGTTAAATCACTTGTTAGAAGGGTTTAGAGGAACGGTATTCAGACAGACGATGTTTGCCGAGTTTGAGCATCTTATTCATGTGAAAGCACAAGAAGGAGAGGCTTTAACGCCAGAATTCATGACGAACCTTTATTACGACCTGAATAAGAAGTATTTTGGAGACGGCATGGTTGTGGATAAGGAAATCGGATTAGAATGGACGAGAATTCCTCATTTCTACTACAACTATTATGTATATCAATATGCGACAGGCTATAGTGCTGCTCAGGCATTGAGTAAGCAAATATTAGAAGAAGGAAAACCTGCGGTGGAGCGCTACACAGACTTCCTTAAAGCAGGGAGCTCAGATTACCCAATCAATGTACTGAAAAAAGCAGGTGTTGATATGGCTTCGAAAGAACCAATCGAAGCAGCATGCAAATTGTTCGAAGAAAAACTGAAAGAAATGGAAGAGCTCATCTCTAGAACGGGTGAGTAA